In Halorhabdus tiamatea SARL4B, a genomic segment contains:
- a CDS encoding NADH-quinone oxidoreductase subunit A, whose translation MSNPWIAIGALALVGLIILLSMLAISALLRPSVPERSKRATYESGEVPTGDTRIQFNIQYYMVALLFVVFDIETVLIFPWTVIYNDAVEAVGLWRALAPMVVFVGILAVGLGWAWRNGAVRWVTSKRARRQRIES comes from the coding sequence ATGAGCAATCCATGGATCGCAATCGGGGCGCTGGCGCTCGTCGGGCTAATCATCCTCCTGTCGATGTTGGCGATCTCGGCGTTACTCCGGCCGAGTGTGCCCGAACGAAGCAAGCGCGCCACCTACGAGAGCGGCGAGGTGCCGACCGGCGACACCCGCATCCAGTTCAACATTCAATACTACATGGTCGCGTTACTGTTCGTCGTCTTCGATATCGAGACCGTCCTCATCTTCCCCTGGACGGTCATCTACAACGACGCCGTCGAGGCCGTCGGCCTCTGGCGTGCGCTCGCGCCGATGGTCGTGTTCGTCGGTATTCTCGCGGTCGGCCTCGGCTGGGCGTGGCGCAATGGGGCCGTCCGATGGGTGACCAGCAAGCGCGCACGCCGACAACGGATCGAATCATAG
- a CDS encoding adenylyltransferase/cytidyltransferase family protein gives MTTVVAQGTFDLLHPGHLHYLREAAEMGEELHVIVARRENVTHKDPPILPNEQRREMVAALDPVEAAVVGHDDDIFVPVERIDPDVLVLGYDQHHDRGDIADALAERGIDCVVKRASQYEPDYEGAVLSTGRIVERILDQRQ, from the coding sequence ATGACCACCGTCGTCGCCCAGGGAACCTTCGATTTGCTTCATCCGGGGCATCTCCACTATCTCCGCGAGGCCGCCGAAATGGGCGAGGAACTCCACGTCATCGTCGCCCGGCGGGAGAACGTCACCCACAAGGACCCACCGATCCTGCCGAACGAACAGCGCCGTGAGATGGTCGCCGCTCTCGACCCGGTGGAAGCGGCGGTCGTCGGCCACGACGACGACATTTTCGTCCCGGTCGAGCGGATCGATCCCGATGTCCTGGTACTGGGTTACGATCAGCACCACGACCGGGGCGACATCGCCGACGCGCTCGCCGAACGCGGGATCGACTGCGTGGTCAAGCGAGCCAGCCAGTACGAACCCGACTACGAGGGGGCGGTACTCTCGACGGGTCGCATCGTCGAGCGGATTCTCGATCAGCGTCAGTAA
- a CDS encoding Mov34/MPN/PAD-1 family protein, with product MRLFRSAGVVGIAEAALSFALAASRDSHPHEYMGMLRGEDARSLGLDRDGTVITDVLVIPGTESNSVSATVKTSMIPNDVQSVGSVHSHPNGVLRPSDADLASFQRGDVHIIVGAPYERGDWQAFDSDGEPIELPVFDVEPPEESFFDFTQADIDRELREESDEWEGRH from the coding sequence ATGCGGCTGTTTCGCTCCGCGGGTGTCGTCGGCATCGCCGAGGCGGCGCTGTCGTTCGCGCTGGCTGCCAGTCGTGACAGCCATCCCCACGAGTACATGGGGATGCTCCGGGGCGAGGACGCGCGCTCGCTCGGCCTCGATCGGGACGGAACAGTCATCACGGACGTGCTGGTAATTCCCGGGACTGAATCGAATTCGGTGAGTGCGACCGTCAAGACGAGTATGATTCCAAACGACGTCCAGAGCGTCGGGTCGGTTCACTCCCACCCCAACGGCGTCCTCAGGCCGAGCGACGCCGACCTGGCCTCCTTCCAGCGTGGCGACGTCCATATCATCGTCGGCGCACCGTACGAACGCGGTGACTGGCAGGCCTTCGACAGCGACGGCGAGCCCATCGAGTTGCCGGTCTTCGACGTCGAACCGCCCGAGGAGTCGTTTTTCGACTTCACGCAGGCAGACATCGACCGCGAACTCCGCGAGGAGAGTGACGAGTGGGAGGGGCGTCACTGA
- a CDS encoding NADH-quinone oxidoreductase subunit D, translating into MSLQQERDVGVTEDGLDYDALADLLGEHVLDREEHVNAEGFVIRPDEVEDVLSTLKDRAGFDHLSAVTAQEYDDRYESIYHLKKYDDPTQELSIVVPTSSDEPVSQSGASVFDTADWHEREAYDLVGIEYDEHPDLRRILLPETWQGHPLSNGYNQTQPQVVPLREHANPLQEDKQSPQDPDTMFVNIGPHHPATHGVLHVKTVLDGEQIVDIDPDIGYLHRSEEQMCEQGTYRHQIMPYPDRWDYTPGGLLNEWAYARAAEDLADIDVPEYAQVLRTMGAELTRIAAHMLAVGTFGLDLYGDFTVIFMYAIRDREVVQNLLEDLTGQRLMFNYFRLGGVAWDLPEPREEYLEKVREFTEEVPERLEEYHDLISGNEIFQMRTIDTGVLPPEVAKSYGATGPVARGSGVDYDLRRDDPYGYYDELDWDVVTEDGMDNYARLLVRLREVEESAKIVRQCADILEDWPEDDREIQSNVPRTLKPEPDKEIYRAVEGAKGELGIYIRSDGTDKPARFKIRSPCFSNLQTLPVMSEGEYIPDMVASLGSLDIVLGEVDR; encoded by the coding sequence ATGAGCTTACAACAAGAACGTGACGTCGGCGTGACCGAGGACGGACTGGACTACGACGCACTCGCCGACTTGCTCGGTGAGCACGTCCTCGACCGCGAGGAGCACGTCAACGCCGAGGGGTTCGTGATTCGGCCGGACGAGGTCGAAGACGTCCTCTCGACGCTGAAAGACCGAGCGGGCTTCGATCACCTCTCGGCGGTCACCGCCCAGGAGTACGACGACCGCTACGAGTCGATCTACCACCTCAAGAAGTACGACGACCCGACACAGGAACTGTCGATCGTGGTCCCCACCAGCTCCGACGAGCCGGTGAGTCAGTCGGGCGCATCGGTGTTCGACACCGCCGACTGGCACGAACGGGAAGCCTACGACCTCGTCGGTATCGAGTACGACGAGCACCCGGATCTGCGGCGCATTCTCTTGCCCGAGACGTGGCAAGGTCATCCACTCTCGAATGGCTACAACCAGACTCAGCCGCAGGTCGTCCCCCTTCGTGAGCACGCCAATCCGCTCCAGGAGGACAAACAGAGCCCGCAAGACCCCGACACGATGTTCGTCAACATCGGGCCACATCACCCGGCGACTCACGGGGTTCTCCACGTCAAGACAGTGCTCGACGGCGAGCAGATCGTCGACATCGACCCGGACATCGGGTATCTCCACCGCAGCGAAGAGCAGATGTGCGAGCAGGGTACTTATCGCCACCAGATCATGCCCTACCCCGACCGGTGGGACTACACCCCCGGCGGGTTGCTCAACGAGTGGGCCTACGCCCGTGCCGCCGAGGACTTGGCGGATATCGACGTTCCGGAGTACGCGCAGGTCCTCCGGACGATGGGCGCGGAACTCACGCGGATCGCAGCCCACATGCTCGCGGTCGGGACCTTCGGGCTGGATCTATACGGTGACTTCACGGTCATCTTCATGTACGCCATTCGGGACCGGGAAGTCGTCCAGAACCTGCTCGAGGACCTCACTGGCCAGCGGCTCATGTTCAACTACTTCCGGCTCGGCGGGGTCGCCTGGGACTTGCCCGAACCCCGTGAGGAGTACCTCGAGAAGGTCCGGGAGTTCACCGAGGAGGTGCCCGAGCGACTCGAGGAGTACCACGACCTCATCTCCGGCAACGAGATCTTCCAGATGCGAACGATCGACACCGGTGTCCTCCCACCGGAGGTCGCCAAGTCCTACGGCGCGACCGGCCCCGTCGCCCGCGGATCGGGCGTCGATTACGACCTTCGACGGGACGATCCCTACGGTTACTACGACGAACTCGACTGGGACGTCGTGACCGAAGACGGGATGGACAACTACGCCAGGCTGCTCGTTCGCCTCCGGGAGGTCGAGGAGTCCGCGAAGATCGTCCGCCAGTGCGCCGATATCCTCGAGGACTGGCCCGAGGACGACCGGGAGATCCAGTCGAACGTCCCTCGGACGCTCAAGCCCGAACCCGACAAGGAGATCTACCGGGCGGTCGAGGGCGCGAAGGGCGAACTCGGGATCTACATCCGCAGCGACGGCACGGACAAGCCCGCGCGGTTCAAGATCCGGAGTCCGTGTTTCTCGAACCTTCAGACGCTGCCGGTGATGTCCGAGGGCGAGTACATCCCTGATATGGTGGCCTCGCTGGGCAGTCTCGACATCGTGCTCGGGGAGGTGGATCGGTGA
- a CDS encoding DHH family phosphoesterase produces MPISSDSTAGDADPDSSDGDRPVVYDLDPRCPFDDVDEGELYHATVNGVVEYGVFVDLSEEVSGLVHESNLQGSYDRGDKLIVALENVRENGDLAFAERRPTDYRTVAVEADADGERPDLADNVGESVRLEGEVVQIKQTGGPTIFQVRDGESVVPCAAFEDAGVRAYPDVDIEDLVQIRGRVEERDGGIQIEVESLEPVTDEAAADLRTRLEESTQEAAAPHDVDPLVEWDALDPLLEDLESVARRLRRAVLEGRPIRMRHHADGDGIAGSVPLAVALENFIEEVHADGDAARHLLKRLPSRAPYYEMEDVTRDLNHALESRERHGQKLPLLMMLDNGSTEEDVPAYQNLAHYDVPIVVIDHHHPDPEAVEGLVDDHVNPYLHDEDYRITTGMLCVELARMIDPDLTEDLTHVPAVAGLADRSEAEAMSDYLGLAEGAGYEQADLRDIGEALDFATHWLRYDDGGPLITDVLNVACDDRDRHEEIVEFLSTRAERDVSEQLDAAMDHVEHEQLDNGAHLYRLDVENAARRFTYPAPGKTTGTIHDRKVAETGDPVITIGYGPDFAVLRSDGVRLDIPTMVTELREEIPSGGVSGGGHLVVGSIKFVEGRREDVVDALVEKMADAEIDEALQSSASLPEDV; encoded by the coding sequence ATGCCGATTTCGTCAGATTCGACCGCCGGCGATGCCGATCCGGATTCCTCGGACGGCGATCGGCCGGTCGTCTACGATCTCGACCCTCGCTGCCCGTTCGACGATGTCGACGAAGGCGAGTTGTATCACGCGACAGTCAACGGCGTCGTCGAGTACGGCGTCTTCGTCGATCTCTCCGAAGAAGTCTCGGGACTGGTCCACGAGTCGAATCTCCAGGGAAGCTACGATCGCGGGGACAAGCTCATCGTCGCCCTCGAAAACGTCCGGGAGAACGGCGACCTCGCGTTCGCCGAGCGTCGACCGACCGACTACCGCACCGTCGCCGTCGAAGCCGACGCGGACGGCGAACGCCCGGACCTCGCCGACAACGTCGGCGAGTCGGTCCGACTGGAAGGTGAAGTCGTCCAGATCAAACAGACCGGTGGGCCGACTATTTTCCAGGTCCGAGACGGCGAGTCCGTCGTCCCGTGTGCTGCCTTCGAGGACGCGGGCGTCAGGGCCTACCCCGACGTCGACATCGAGGACCTGGTCCAGATCCGCGGGCGCGTCGAAGAACGTGACGGGGGCATCCAGATCGAGGTCGAATCACTGGAGCCGGTGACGGACGAGGCCGCGGCTGACCTCCGAACGCGACTCGAAGAGTCGACCCAGGAAGCCGCAGCCCCCCACGACGTCGATCCGCTCGTCGAGTGGGACGCACTCGACCCACTGCTCGAGGACCTCGAGTCCGTCGCCCGCCGACTCCGTCGCGCCGTCCTCGAGGGACGACCGATTCGAATGCGTCACCACGCCGACGGCGACGGAATCGCCGGGAGCGTCCCGCTCGCGGTCGCCCTCGAGAACTTCATCGAGGAGGTTCACGCAGACGGCGACGCCGCCCGACACCTGCTCAAGCGTCTGCCGAGTCGTGCGCCGTACTACGAGATGGAGGACGTCACCCGCGACCTCAATCACGCCTTAGAGAGTCGCGAACGCCACGGTCAGAAGCTTCCCCTCCTGATGATGCTGGACAACGGCTCGACCGAGGAGGACGTCCCGGCCTACCAGAATCTGGCCCACTACGACGTCCCGATCGTCGTGATCGACCACCACCACCCTGATCCCGAAGCGGTCGAGGGACTCGTCGACGACCACGTCAATCCCTACCTCCACGACGAGGACTACCGGATCACGACGGGCATGCTCTGTGTCGAACTCGCGCGCATGATCGATCCCGATCTGACCGAGGACCTCACGCACGTCCCGGCGGTCGCCGGGCTCGCCGATCGCTCGGAAGCCGAGGCGATGTCGGACTATCTCGGCCTGGCCGAGGGTGCCGGCTACGAGCAGGCGGACCTCCGGGACATCGGTGAGGCGCTCGATTTCGCCACCCACTGGCTTCGCTACGACGACGGCGGCCCGCTGATCACCGACGTCCTCAACGTCGCGTGTGACGATCGCGACCGCCACGAGGAGATCGTCGAGTTCCTCTCGACGCGGGCCGAGCGTGACGTCTCCGAACAACTCGACGCGGCGATGGACCACGTCGAGCACGAGCAACTCGACAACGGGGCGCACCTCTACCGCCTCGACGTCGAGAACGCGGCCCGGCGATTCACGTACCCCGCCCCCGGCAAGACGACGGGAACGATCCACGATCGGAAGGTCGCAGAGACCGGTGATCCCGTCATCACGATCGGCTACGGACCCGACTTCGCCGTCCTCCGAAGCGACGGCGTCCGGCTGGACATCCCCACGATGGTGACCGAACTCCGTGAGGAGATCCCGAGCGGCGGCGTCAGCGGCGGCGGCCACCTCGTCGTCGGGTCGATCAAGTTCGTCGAGGGCCGACGCGAGGACGTCGTCGACGCTCTCGTCGAGAAGATGGCCGACGCCGAGATCGACGAGGCCCTCCAGAGTTCCGCGTCGCTTCCCGAGGACGTCTGA
- a CDS encoding pyridoxal phosphate-dependent aminotransferase, translated as MDFAERITRVEPSATIAISNLAAELEADGVDVVDLSVGEPDFDTPENIKDAAKAAMDAGNTGYTPSDGIPELKDAIVEKLHDDGLTQYGSENVIVTPGGKQALYEVFQSLIDDGDEVCLLDPAWVSYEAMVKLAGGSLARVDTAAHDFDLEPALDDLAATVSDETELLVINSPGNPHGSIYSDAALEGVRDLAVEHDITVISDEIYKEITYDGREATSLGALDGMEDRTITLNGFSKAYAMTGWRLGYFAGPEELVEQAGKLHSHSVTCAVNFVQHAGVEALRNVDESIEEMRAAFEQRRDMLVDLFAEYGKEIPEPEGAFYVMLPVDGDDQAWAEEAVEEAHVATVPGSPFGTPGYVRLSYAASRERLREGVERLAEADLL; from the coding sequence ATGGACTTCGCCGAACGCATCACGCGAGTCGAACCGAGCGCGACCATCGCGATCAGCAACCTCGCCGCCGAACTCGAGGCCGACGGCGTCGACGTCGTCGACCTGAGCGTCGGCGAACCGGACTTCGATACGCCGGAGAACATTAAGGACGCCGCCAAAGCGGCCATGGACGCGGGCAACACGGGCTATACGCCCTCGGACGGGATTCCCGAGCTCAAAGACGCCATCGTCGAGAAGCTCCACGACGACGGACTCACCCAGTACGGGAGCGAGAACGTCATCGTCACGCCAGGTGGCAAGCAAGCCCTCTACGAGGTTTTCCAGTCGCTGATCGACGACGGGGACGAGGTCTGCCTCCTCGATCCCGCGTGGGTCTCCTACGAGGCGATGGTCAAGCTTGCCGGCGGGAGTCTGGCGCGCGTCGACACCGCCGCCCACGACTTCGACCTCGAGCCCGCACTGGACGATCTCGCGGCGACGGTCTCCGACGAGACGGAGCTGCTCGTGATCAACTCGCCGGGCAACCCCCACGGCTCGATCTACTCCGACGCCGCACTCGAGGGCGTCCGCGACCTGGCCGTCGAGCACGACATCACCGTGATCTCCGACGAGATCTACAAGGAGATCACCTACGACGGCCGGGAGGCGACGAGTCTGGGGGCGCTCGACGGCATGGAAGATCGGACGATCACGCTCAACGGCTTCTCGAAGGCCTACGCGATGACCGGCTGGCGGCTTGGCTATTTCGCCGGCCCCGAAGAGCTGGTCGAGCAGGCGGGGAAACTCCACTCCCATTCGGTGACCTGCGCGGTCAACTTCGTCCAACACGCCGGCGTCGAAGCCCTGCGAAACGTCGACGAGAGTATCGAGGAGATGCGGGCAGCCTTCGAGCAGCGGCGGGACATGTTGGTGGATCTGTTCGCCGAGTACGGCAAAGAGATTCCCGAACCGGAAGGTGCGTTCTACGTGATGCTTCCCGTGGATGGAGACGACCAGGCCTGGGCCGAGGAAGCCGTCGAGGAGGCCCATGTCGCGACTGTACCGGGGAGTCCGTTCGGCACGCCGGGGTACGTCCGGCTCTCGTACGCCGCGAGTCGAGAACGACTCCGAGAGGGTGTCGAGCGGCTGGCCGAGGCAGACTTGTTGTGA
- a CDS encoding flippase activity-associated protein Agl23 gives MAEVADAADPPSRDSSTRIRAAIAEHPMVAAVLAFTAVGLLARFILLGLRPAHWDEARVAYWVDYTFETGRFAYNSHTHGPVIQHLSRYLFGILGPSDTTIRIPVAIIGGLLPLSALLYREHLRDVEVIVLSGLLSANAVLLYYSRFMRSDLLVATFMFTAFGLFVRFYDTRRIRYLYAATVCIVLAVGSKENAPLYVLTWLGAGAIILDVALYRPRNYRGGLDLVATKFAHFRSRLGAVRQHPRFYVGHAIGIAVVALALFTVLFAPRGGGVDGIYHPPEGLSLWAALGSPLKIPHLVWDTLTYVVYPTGEYFAFGDMDAVILDLPGSPVVEATASSTDPEAVPYLSRLFAMGGGLLSKAPAVVGFGLVGVLYERYLAERSRTLVLFMFFAAVFSVIGYPLTLSIDAGWKWNMTHVVVPLAVPAAVGLGIVGRWATVAYRRNDRFDLGLSAVVIVIVALLVASVAVSGAYPPADRSEDNMLVQYGQPADDLRALDQLQAVAATNAGTDVVVYDGSTGDNAYVRSDPGSVSKDFRPTCTQWTNLLPMNWYLAAYDADSECEGDSDALVDRTEGDDPPPIVITRDSDATVPEDALETDYQPRTYRLRTYGSEATIYVHESVNED, from the coding sequence ATGGCTGAGGTCGCCGACGCCGCTGACCCGCCCTCCCGCGACAGCAGCACCCGAATTCGGGCCGCTATCGCCGAGCATCCAATGGTCGCCGCCGTGCTGGCGTTCACGGCCGTCGGGCTGCTCGCCCGCTTCATCCTCCTCGGATTGCGGCCCGCCCACTGGGACGAGGCCCGCGTCGCCTACTGGGTCGACTACACGTTCGAGACGGGCCGCTTCGCATACAACTCCCACACCCACGGCCCGGTGATCCAGCACCTCTCGCGGTATCTCTTTGGAATTCTCGGGCCCAGCGACACGACGATCCGGATTCCCGTCGCGATCATCGGCGGCCTCCTCCCGCTTTCAGCCCTCCTCTATCGCGAGCACCTCCGGGACGTTGAAGTCATCGTCCTCTCTGGGTTGCTCTCGGCCAACGCCGTCCTGCTGTACTACTCGCGGTTCATGCGCAGCGATCTGCTGGTCGCGACGTTCATGTTCACCGCCTTCGGCCTCTTCGTTCGCTTCTATGACACCCGCCGCATTCGGTATCTCTACGCGGCGACTGTCTGCATCGTGCTGGCTGTCGGATCCAAGGAGAACGCGCCGCTGTACGTGCTCACCTGGCTCGGGGCCGGTGCGATCATCCTCGACGTCGCGCTCTATCGCCCCCGAAACTATCGCGGTGGCCTCGATCTGGTGGCGACGAAGTTCGCTCACTTCCGAAGCCGTCTGGGGGCCGTCCGCCAGCACCCTCGGTTCTACGTCGGCCACGCTATCGGGATCGCTGTCGTGGCCCTGGCGCTGTTCACCGTCCTGTTCGCGCCACGGGGTGGTGGCGTCGACGGAATCTATCACCCGCCGGAGGGACTCAGCCTCTGGGCGGCGCTCGGTAGTCCTCTCAAGATCCCTCACCTGGTCTGGGATACTCTCACGTACGTTGTCTATCCGACTGGCGAGTACTTCGCGTTCGGCGATATGGACGCCGTCATCCTGGATCTCCCCGGGTCGCCGGTCGTCGAAGCGACGGCGTCGAGCACCGATCCCGAAGCTGTCCCTTACCTGTCGCGGCTGTTCGCGATGGGCGGTGGCCTTCTTTCGAAAGCCCCAGCCGTCGTCGGTTTCGGGCTCGTCGGCGTCCTCTACGAACGGTATCTCGCCGAGCGCAGTCGGACGCTGGTGCTGTTCATGTTCTTTGCGGCGGTGTTCTCGGTGATCGGGTACCCGCTGACGCTCTCGATCGACGCGGGCTGGAAGTGGAACATGACCCACGTCGTCGTCCCGCTGGCGGTCCCCGCGGCCGTCGGTCTCGGCATCGTCGGCCGGTGGGCGACGGTCGCCTACCGGCGGAACGATCGGTTCGATCTCGGGCTGTCAGCAGTCGTCATCGTCATCGTCGCGCTACTGGTGGCTTCCGTGGCCGTCTCCGGCGCGTATCCACCGGCCGATCGGTCGGAAGACAACATGCTCGTGCAGTACGGCCAACCCGCAGACGACCTCCGCGCGCTCGACCAGTTGCAGGCAGTCGCCGCGACGAACGCCGGGACGGACGTCGTCGTCTACGACGGCTCGACTGGGGACAACGCGTATGTCAGAAGCGATCCGGGCAGTGTCAGCAAGGACTTCCGGCCCACTTGCACGCAGTGGACGAACCTGCTCCCGATGAACTGGTATCTCGCCGCCTACGACGCCGATTCCGAGTGCGAGGGCGACAGCGATGCGCTCGTCGATCGCACCGAGGGTGACGATCCACCCCCGATCGTGATTACGCGAGACAGCGACGCTACCGTGCCCGAGGATGCGCTCGAAACCGACTACCAGCCACGTACCTATCGGCTCCGGACCTACGGCTCGGAAGCGACGATCTACGTCCACGAGAGCGTCAACGAGGACTGA
- a CDS encoding 5-(carboxyamino)imidazole ribonucleotide synthase gives MWNREPTVTTTLPGPTVGVVGGGQLGRMLGEAAAPLGIEVIVVDPTPDAPASPVVADQIVADFDDPDALAELAERADYLTYEIELAGTGVLETVSQETGTPVHPKPETLSLIEDKLVQKRRLEDAGVPVPPFRGVDSVDDLRAALDELGYPAMLKAREGGYDGRGNVPIESPDDVESAFATIVDAAPGATPEDPSGAAMVEAFVDFERELAVMGVRGDGERDTFPVTETIHREEILRETVSPPRADPAVRERAREVALDVLDVMAGRGVFGIELFQGPDDEIFLNEIAPRPHNSGHWTIEGALTSQFEQHLRAVVGWPLGATDRRSPTVTANVLGDVDERQDATLRNVDHALEADGASMHYYGKDEVYRLRKMGHVTQVGDDDADPGELLERTRDVRDELTFRSS, from the coding sequence CTGTGGAACCGCGAGCCAACCGTGACAACTACGCTGCCAGGCCCCACCGTCGGCGTCGTCGGCGGCGGCCAACTCGGCCGGATGCTCGGCGAGGCCGCCGCGCCGCTCGGGATCGAGGTGATCGTCGTGGATCCGACACCCGACGCGCCCGCCTCGCCGGTTGTCGCCGACCAGATCGTCGCCGACTTCGACGACCCCGACGCACTTGCTGAACTCGCAGAACGCGCCGACTACCTTACCTACGAGATCGAACTCGCCGGGACGGGGGTTCTGGAGACAGTAAGCCAGGAGACGGGGACACCAGTCCACCCCAAGCCCGAGACGCTCTCGCTCATCGAGGACAAACTCGTCCAGAAGCGCCGCCTCGAAGACGCCGGCGTACCCGTCCCCCCGTTCCGCGGCGTGGATTCGGTCGACGATCTCCGGGCTGCACTCGACGAACTGGGCTATCCGGCCATGCTGAAAGCCCGGGAGGGTGGCTACGACGGCCGCGGGAACGTCCCGATCGAATCGCCCGACGATGTCGAATCGGCCTTCGCGACCATCGTCGACGCCGCGCCCGGCGCGACACCCGAGGACCCGTCCGGGGCGGCGATGGTCGAAGCCTTCGTCGACTTCGAGCGCGAACTCGCCGTCATGGGCGTCCGTGGCGACGGCGAGCGCGACACCTTCCCCGTGACCGAGACGATCCACCGCGAGGAGATCCTGCGGGAGACGGTCTCGCCACCGCGTGCTGATCCGGCCGTACGCGAGCGTGCCCGCGAGGTCGCTCTGGACGTATTGGACGTGATGGCGGGGCGTGGTGTCTTCGGGATCGAACTCTTCCAGGGGCCTGACGACGAGATCTTCCTCAACGAGATCGCTCCCCGCCCGCACAACTCCGGCCACTGGACCATCGAGGGTGCGCTCACTTCACAGTTCGAACAGCACCTCCGGGCTGTCGTCGGGTGGCCGCTCGGGGCGACCGATCGCCGCTCGCCGACGGTGACGGCGAACGTCCTCGGCGACGTCGACGAGCGACAGGACGCCACACTTCGGAACGTCGATCATGCGCTCGAAGCCGACGGCGCGTCGATGCATTACTACGGGAAGGACGAGGTCTATCGCCTGCGGAAGATGGGCCACGTGACCCAGGTCGGGGACGACGACGCCGATCCGGGCGAGCTACTCGAACGGACGCGTGACGTTCGCGACGAGCTGACGTTCCGGTCGAGTTGA
- the purE gene encoding 5-(carboxyamino)imidazole ribonucleotide mutase: MTSESVQSLIDQLEAEAEMDRPAEETPDIGIIMGSDSDLDVMAGSESGRPGAYDVLTEELDFVEQTDYETAPEARFTFETFVVSAHRTPELMYAYAETAEDRGIDVIIAGAGGKSADLPNMTASIAYPLPVIGVPVQEKSLPSVIGMPQGAPIVAVDAGKSFNAALSAVQILARQHSDLRERLLQYHDGLQQDVGEVSRALHERGTPRFRE, from the coding sequence ATGACGAGCGAGAGCGTCCAGTCACTGATCGACCAGCTTGAAGCAGAGGCCGAGATGGACCGTCCAGCCGAGGAAACCCCGGATATCGGGATCATCATGGGTTCGGACTCGGATCTCGACGTGATGGCCGGCTCCGAATCCGGCCGGCCTGGGGCCTACGACGTCTTGACTGAGGAACTCGACTTCGTCGAACAGACCGACTACGAGACCGCGCCCGAGGCGCGCTTTACCTTCGAGACGTTCGTCGTCTCCGCACATCGGACGCCCGAGTTGATGTACGCCTACGCCGAGACCGCCGAGGATCGTGGGATCGACGTCATCATCGCCGGTGCGGGCGGGAAGAGCGCCGACCTGCCGAACATGACGGCTTCGATCGCGTATCCGTTGCCGGTCATCGGCGTTCCCGTCCAGGAGAAGTCTCTGCCCTCGGTGATCGGGATGCCACAGGGTGCGCCCATCGTCGCTGTCGACGCCGGAAAGTCCTTCAACGCCGCGCTCTCGGCGGTCCAGATCCTCGCCCGTCAGCACTCCGACCTCCGGGAACGGCTTCTCCAGTACCACGACGGGTTACAACAGGACGTCGGCGAGGTCTCGCGGGCGCTGCACGAACGCGGAACGCCGCGCTTCCGTGAGTAG
- a CDS encoding NADH-quinone oxidoreductase subunit B, whose translation MSQNTQPTESTGTKSTREARMGEGVDDRFNSRLREALGSTPFILTKFDQFMNWARGSSMFMLQFGIACCSIEMMHTYSVKHDLDRFHAGVPRASPRQADVMIVPGTIVSKFAPRMKRVYDQVPEPKFTIGMGSCTISGGPFQEGYNVVKGAEEVIPIDIQIPGCPPRPEALIYGVAKLQERIANGESSPVVVKPYELEEFGELEQDEIVEKLADQIDEDDLVMRYNWADSP comes from the coding sequence ATGAGTCAGAACACACAACCGACAGAGAGCACCGGCACGAAATCCACACGCGAGGCCCGGATGGGCGAGGGCGTCGACGACCGGTTCAACTCCCGGCTGCGTGAGGCGCTGGGCTCGACGCCGTTCATCCTCACGAAGTTCGACCAGTTCATGAACTGGGCCCGGGGCTCGTCGATGTTCATGCTCCAGTTCGGGATCGCCTGTTGCTCGATCGAGATGATGCACACCTACTCGGTGAAACACGACCTCGATCGCTTCCACGCCGGCGTTCCCCGTGCCTCGCCACGGCAGGCGGACGTGATGATCGTCCCCGGGACCATCGTCTCGAAGTTCGCCCCCCGGATGAAGCGCGTCTACGATCAGGTCCCGGAGCCGAAGTTCACCATCGGGATGGGGTCGTGTACGATCTCCGGCGGCCCCTTCCAGGAGGGGTACAACGTCGTCAAAGGGGCCGAAGAGGTCATCCCGATCGACATCCAGATCCCGGGGTGCCCGCCCCGGCCCGAGGCGCTGATCTACGGCGTCGCCAAACTCCAGGAGCGCATCGCCAACGGCGAGTCCTCGCCTGTGGTCGTCAAGCCCTACGAACTCGAGGAGTTCGGCGAGCTCGAACAGGACGAAATCGTCGAGAAACTCGCCGACCAGATCGACGAGGACGATCTCGTCATGCGGTACAACTGGGCTGATTCGCCATGA